The nucleotide sequence GACTCGTCCCAATTCTTCAACGCCGCAGCGAGGTTCTTACACGCGTTGGCGTACGCCTCTTTCGAGTTCTCTTCCCACCACGGTGTGCCGTCCTCACGCACCGCCACCTGGTGCTTGAGGCGGTTGAAGCCATTGCGCAGCGACTGGAACGACCACGACATGCTCGGGGTGAGATCAGCGGAGGCAATCCCGTACGACTTCTCTGCCTCACGCTGGCCGAGGTTCGCTTTCACCGCCCGCAGCATCGTGTTGTACGCGAACCTCGCCCCGCCAGCGTGTGACTCCAACATGCTGGTTTGTGGGCCAGTCGGGTCGAGCGCGTACTGGTAAGCCTGCAACACCCACCCCTGTGGAACCTCAAACTTGGCGGCCATCAGGCCACCCGGTGTCGGAGTGCTTGGTCGCGGTGACGGCCCGCATCGCCCGGTTGTGTGCGCCTCGACGCCCGTACAGCCTGGCGCACATCGACGTGAGCACCTCGATCATGTCCCGGACTAGATCGTCGTCGGTTTCGCCCTCGCCGGTCACCACGATGCGGCGGCCCTGCGCTGACAGGGCCGCCTCCAGGTGCTCTACGCCGAACCGGGCGAGGCGGTCACGGTGCTCCACAACGACCACACTGGCAGAGGGGTCGGACAAAACCCGGCGGATCTTCGGGCGCTTGCCGTTCAGCCCGGACCCGACCTCGGTCACCACCTCACCCACCACATGCCCGTTCGCGGTAGCCCACTGAGTCAGTCGCGCTACCTGCCGGTCCAGGTCGGCGCGCTGGTCATGCGACGAGACCCGCGCGTACACCACGACCCGTCCGGCAGGCGAAACCTTGGCCACATCAACCCAGATCGTGCCCGAGTCCAGACGGCGAGCGGGCACAGGCATCCGGTCTTCCCGGAACCACCTATACGCAGTCTGCGGATGCACGCCCTGTGTACGTGCCCACTCGGCCAACTTCACACGCCAAGTAAAACACGCATTCGATC is from Hoyosella subflava DQS3-9A1 and encodes:
- a CDS encoding IS607 family transposase, whose protein sequence is MKLAEWARTQGVHPQTAYRWFREDRMPVPARRLDSGTIWVDVAKVSPAGRVVVYARVSSHDQRADLDRQVARLTQWATANGHVVGEVVTEVGSGLNGKRPKIRRVLSDPSASVVVVEHRDRLARFGVEHLEAALSAQGRRIVVTGEGETDDDLVRDMIEVLTSMCARLYGRRGAHNRAMRAVTATKHSDTGWPDGRQV